CagctgaaactcaagttgttgGCATTGAGAATCAAGTGTAACCATGGATGTGGCATTGTTTGCGAGCTAGCTGATCTTCCTGACCACGTGACTTATGTATGTCCCAACGCTCCCGTTTCTTGTCCTAACAAGAATGTTGGATGTTGTAAGACAGTGAAGAGATGTGAGGTGAAGATTCATGCTGAGGAGTGTTATTACAGGTACGTGGTTGAtccttttgcatcagatcatggaacGTTGTTTTCACGAATTAACGCTGATACTTCCTCATATGTCTAAGTGATTGTGTGGGTAAATGAGTTCGAATGTATCAGTGATTTGGACGTTAGCATATGAGTGTGAGTCTATGAGGTTGGTTTAACATTGCTTTCAGCCTGTCTGCTGATTACTTGTGAAATGAACGGAGTGTAAACGTTATCAACTGCAATAAAACCATCAATCACGGATGTAATTTGTTAGCGAGTGAgcgattttagttttacgccgcttttagcaatactccagcaatatcacggcgggggacaccaaaaaatgcgcttcaaacattgtgcccatgtgggggtAATTTGTCAACTATCATAGAAAGGATACGACCCACTGAAAAGCGAATTGTGGCGCAGTTAGAGAAACTCAGTCACTACACTATTTATACTCACATAGGTACGATTCCCGACATGGtcacaaggtgtgaagcccatatctggtgtctcctcactcactcactggttcaCTAGACCACAATTTCACTTTCTTGCAGATTTGTGGAATGCGAGGCCTGTGGGTTTCGGGTTCAGTACTGTGACCTCTTCACTCACCAAAGCAAGACTCGATGTCTGGAGAAGAGGCTGAGGCAGCAAGTTGCGCGCGCAGTTAAGTCAACCAACATGGAGATCAGGCGTCACCGGGACTACGTTCAGCGTCAACATTTCCAGCTTGAAAGACATCAACGACACGCGGTAATGAGTCATTTCAGATCCAAGCAACAGAACTACCTGGTCAGCGTGCGCTCTAAACACAACGACGACGCCAACCACGACGCTCTTTTCGCGTCCTCCCCTCGGTCAAAGAACTCAACTACTGGGGACCAGTCTCTAGTTCTAAGTGCTGGCAAATCTCCAAGGCCAACACATACAGGACAAAG
The nucleotide sequence above comes from Haliotis asinina isolate JCU_RB_2024 chromosome 5, JCU_Hal_asi_v2, whole genome shotgun sequence. Encoded proteins:
- the LOC137283909 gene encoding E3 ubiquitin-protein ligase PDZRN3-like, producing MGLDLTLFVGAIDPNLICSICSKVFVNPVSNSCHHSFCQSCVEKNSKSRKPKYCPECSTEIRAESSALSFQLKLKLLALRIKCNHGCGIVCELADLPDHVTYVCPNAPVSCPNKNVGCCKTVKRCEVKIHAEECYYRFVECEACGFRVQYCDLFTHQSKTRCLEKRLRQQVARAVKSTNMEIRRHRDYVQRQHFQLERHQRHAVMSHFRSKQQNYLVSVRSKHNDDANHDALFASSPRSKNSTTGDQSLVLSAGKSPRPTHTGQSVSTCKNCKKPFREAGNHSMACSYHVGVSFLGVNIHHI